The Komagataella phaffii GS115 chromosome 4, complete sequence genome includes the window TTTTTATTTGAGCAGCATTCCGGAAATAAATCATATGTGTTGTCGATATTCTCCAGGGTTTTTCGTTTCCATATCTCGTTTCAGAGATGAGGATGGACTACCAGCGTACAGAATGACAATCAAAGGAGAAGTCGACAACTTTGGCGATAGGCTACTTTCAATCTCAGAGCTTCCTGTAGTGGCCGTAATTACAAAGAGAGTGAAAACTGGATTTGATATCCAAATCACAAAAAGTTATGCATTAAAAGACCGTTTGGTAAGGTTTATCGGAGAAGGTGCAAAGGTCAATGGAGCAACGGAATCTTTGGACATACCAGAGCTTAACGCTTTGGATTCAGAGGATGTTGGGCTCAAACAAGTTTTGAACAGATACAAGCTACATATGGAAGGAGGATCGAAACAATCATGGATTGTTAGTCCAATACTCAGAAAATCCCGCAAGATGTCTAATAAGTTGGGCCTTTCACAGACAGTCTACAAGATCAAAGGAAAACGCAATATTTTCTTCTAcaagaattccaagaaaggAGATGGGATTTTCAGTGAGGACCCCAAAGATGTGGTAGGATTATTCCGACCGTCCCAAACTAaactaaagaaaaagatcatAAAAGGAGCAGCCCAGCTGAAACATCTGGAACGAAGCTCTTACATTTCACCCCAATCATTGGGCATACCTGATGACCCCTCGACCAATTCAGTTCAACGGTATTATCGAGCGGCAGATGGATACCTAGAAGAGTTCCCAAAAGATGACTCACCCAACCACGTTAAACTTGGCTGGATAACGATCTACGAGAATAACTTGTTCAAGACTGCTAACGGCCTTTGGGAGTTATGTTTGACAATGACTCTGACAGCAGGACTTGACAGGGTCATCTCGGGAACTTCGTGATTCTGACTCTTCCTTCCCCAATCGATGCGCGAACATTGGTGAGAGAGggagaaagaaaaacctCTTCCCTCCCCTCTATTTCACGTCAAGGACTCTACtattgaaagaaaagcacAACAATGTTGAAGTGTCTTAGTCGTAACCTGCAAAGGCAGCCTGTCATCAGGCAAAGAAGTGCTCCCGCGGCTGTGTTGCTGCGTGCTTACGCCATTGACACCAACTCTCAAGCGTTAGTTTCGAAGCCTGTACAGGAGATTGACCCTGAGATGGCACAAATCTTGGAAGGAGAGAAACAACGTCAGAAGCACTCAATTACTTTAATTCCTTCCGAAAATTTTACCTCCAAGGCTGTCATGGATTTGTTGGGATCAGAGATGCAAAATAAGTACTCCGAGGGATACCCAGGCGAACGTTACTATGGTGGTAACGAATGGATAGACAAGGCAGAAAGTCTTTGCCAGAAACGTGCCTTGGAGGCATTTGAGTTAGACCCTGCTCAATGGGGTGTCAATGTTCAACCATTATCTGGGGCTCCAGCTAATTTGTATGCTTACTCAGCCGTTCTAGAAGTTGGAGACCGTTTAATGGGATTGGATCTGCCTCATGGTGGTCATTTGTCCCATGGTTACCAAACAAACGCTACCAAGATCTCTTATATTTCCAAGTACTTTCAGACCATGCCTTACAGATTGGATGAAAATACGGGATTAATCGACTATGATGCCTTAGAAACCAGTGCAGTTTTGTTCCGTCCTAAAGTTATAGTAGCTGGTGCTTCCGCTTATGCTCGTACTATTGATTACAAACGTATGCGAGAAATCGCTGACAAAGTCGGTGCCTATTTGTTATCTGATATGGCTCATATTTCAGGATTGGTATCTGCAAAAGTTACGGAATCCCCATTCCCTTACTCCGACATTGTCACTACCACCACTCACAAGTCCCTACGTGGACCTAGGGGTGCCATGATTTTCTTCCGAAAGGGTATACGGAAGGTGACCAAGAAGGGCAAGGAGATTCCATATGAGCTTGAGCGTAAGATCAATTTCTCTGTGTTTCCAGCTCATCAGGGAGGACCACACAACCACACCATCTCTGCTCTTGCTGTGGCTCTGAAACAGACCCAAACTCCAGAATTTGTTTCCTACCAACAAGCTGTGGTGGACAACTCTAAGTCATTTGCTGAATCGTTCATAAAGAGAGGATTTCAGTTGGTGTCTGGAGGAACGGACACTCATTTGATCTTGGTTGATCTACGAAACAAGAAGATTGACGGTGCACGTGTTGAGAATGTCTTGGAGAAGATCAACATTGCTGCCAACAAGAACACTGTACCAGGCGATGTTTCGGCTTTATTTCCTTCGGGATTAAGAGTTGGAACTCCTGCAATGACAACCAGAGGATTTACTGCAGCAGATTTTGACCGTGTCGCAGgttactttgaaaaagcagTCGCAATTGCTATTGACCTCAAATCCGGAGAAAAGGGATCTTTGGCGAAGGAAAAGCTGGCTAGTTTCAAGAGTCTCGCCGAAGACAGTGCGGAAATCAAGAAGCTGGCCCAAGAAGTCAGTGAATGGGCTTCTACATTTCCTGTTCCGGGGGAATTGTAGAAACAATTAAACTATAGGTGCCTTACTTAAGATTAAGCTTTGTGTCTCTTCTGATCGTATTATGCAATATCTATTGATGCTAGTTGGCTTCCAGATCGGTGATCAGTACTAGTCCCCGGAGAGCTACTTTTTTGGGATTGGCACGTAAACGACCTTTATGAGCCTCAATTTTTCTCCTGACATCTAACGAACTACTCACGTGATCCCTTAACCTGCTGCTTATAAATTCGCCAAATATTCCGAAATCGAGGTCTGGATTGTGActtcaaacaattgaatCGCGAATAAAGACAATACAAGTCTGGCGCCATAACCTGCAAAAGTATGCACTAATAAATACGGTAGTGTGGGACTGTAGGTCGGGGACATGAGTGGCTATGATGTAAACGGCGGCGGAGTCGGACGGCTGCTGGAGCGAGTGGAAGAGTAAGACTAAATAAACACTGTTACACAAAAAAGCAGAACTGAGCCAGCCCTATATAGCCCTATCTCTCTCTTTATAGGGCCAATATCGCTTCCAAAGACTTTCTCTTTTAAAGCAAGGGCGCAAGAAAAGAGGGAACacaaaataaaaagaaataaaaaatgGAAGTTGCTACTCTATATTACAATATATTACATAATCTGGCGTGGCAGAGCACACCAATCAGCCGCACAGAGTGATAAAAGCCCAAACACGACACACATCACTGAAGATCCTCACTACCTGTAGATGACGAGCGCCGCCacttgaatttctttgtGCTAGACTTGAATGAGCCAATGATAGTGCCAAACGACGGACGGCTAGATGCAGATGTAGAAACCGACGAGTTCCGTTTGAAGTTGAGATTGGTAGAGCTGTTGAAAACCGCGTCGTTCTCATACATAGTCTGCCCCTCCATCTCGTTATCCGAAGAGTAAACATGCAAGTTGACAAAGTCGTCTTCCAGAGGGTCTAGGCCCTCTACGCCCAGTGAAGGAACCTTCTGAAATGAGCTCAGATTGTTCAGTGATGAGGTCTGGCTGACGAAATGGATAAAACTATCATGCAAATACCGTTCCACAATGTTCATCAGTGTAGAAAGGACATGGGGGCAAGGGAGGGTTTCTTGTTGGGCGGTTTGCAGGAGTTCGTTCCTGTACTTGCTAGGAATGTTGATCTCTTTTGGCGAGTCAATCTCAATGTAGCTGGACACCAGACATTTGAACTCGAATAGCAAGTCTGATAATGAGGGGACATCTTCATTAGTGGTGGACAAATTatgtttctcttcctcGGCAGCCTTTAACTGCTCGATGCGCTTGCACAACAGCATTGTGTCATTGTGGAACTCTAGGTTCTCCAAGCAGTGGCACTTGCTCAAAaagtctttgaagttggtcTGGGAGTAGGGAGCGGGCGCTGTGCCATTCAGTACTTGGTTGAAGGTGGGCGTAGGTGATTTAGGTGACGGCGTGTCCCTTAGCCTAGGCTGAAAATCCACCATAGCCATGTATGGAGATTTATTGTGAAGGCAAAATTGTTAAAAAGCCGGCTTTTTAAGGGATCGGGATAAAGAACATAAACGTGTGCTTATAATCAAAAATATAAATCATGGGAGACGGTATCATTTGAAGCATTTTGATGCATGCAAGATTATGCACCATGCATATACTCATTTTAGTTTGATTTGCAACGGTCGAGAAACTTAACGGAAAAAGGAATAGGGAGACAGCGTTTTGCTAGCAAAAAGGAGGGGGGCTTTTTAGAGGGGGGAAACTTATCAGCTTCTAGGGGGGGTAAAACCCTGACCTAGGGGGCATGTGACGGTTGCACCGGGGTATTTCGAGCAAGCTAACCTCAGTGTAAGACCACGATATTCGGATAAAGACTCTGGCAGGCGGAGATAGAGAGGAAAGGAGATCGTAGTATTGTACGAAGCCAACCGTTCTGGGCCTGAAGATTACGATAGGATCAACAAGAATCGAATGATACCAGGCAACCACAGAACAACGTGAAAAAACAGGCCGCACGCCTTCTCTGAAATGTAACAGTTTGGTATCATTTAAGTGTTCTACCCCCCTCCCTACTCTTCTTTCCCTCCTACTCTCCTCCTTCTGTCATCTTCCTTCTATTCCCTCTGCGGGGTTGTTTCCTCCACAGTTTAGCCTAAACTTTATGCGAAGTACTCAAGCCTTCGCTCTGAGTGTCAGTGCTAATCCGTACCACCACAATTTTATTTTACACGTCTCGAAATGACCTCATAATTTTGTTGCCCACAACAACAATTATGGTTACCTAGACGGCGAGACGATTACCTAACGCGAACAATCTACACATGGGCCTCCCTCTTGATTACCTAAGAAAGGGCACGCTGATTAGAAATATAATAGTCCTGTTActattcaaaaactaaaaATGACCAATCCTACACAAGAATCCCCAGACCAGCTGCAAAGATTACCTATAGGTCGCTCAGAAGGACCCAATGTCCACGTTTGGCGTGTTGTAGGCAACTTGCTTGGCCATTAAGCGGAATTTCTCAGAGAGGCCGTCCATGTTTGGCTGGATCACCTTGGCCTTTCTCTTGGAGGCCAGGATCAGTGGGTCCTGTCTCTCGACCGACAGACGGTATTGTGCGAATGATCTGTATGAGTGCTGATCTTGGTGCACTGAATTGACTCCTGAAGCAGCCTGAGCACCACTGTTGTAGTCTTTGTCGAAGGCTAAGGGTCGAGTATATGAGATGGATCTAACAGCGGAGCAAGCAAAAGCGAATTGTTGTGGCTTGACGTATCTTACTAAGCTAACCATTATTAATGAGACTGATATGAAGAGTAATTGGACTTAAATCAGGGAATTTCACACAATTTATACCCTGGcgatttttttttttttcaatcgGTCTTTAGATCTCATGGGGAGAAAAGAGGGGGTGGCATCCGAAAAAATTGGCCCAGTCACACCCCTCTTtgactctttttcaagctaatttcaaaaaaaaatcgtGACCCTCGCTTGAATTCGCCAATCAGAAGGTTGCGCTTCAGGAGTGTGTTTTGATTTCGATTCATGGAGGGGAACCAACTAAGTTACTGATAACCGATCTGAAACCTTGATAGGTGAACTTTTGCAGATCTGGCAACCTCGAAGGCCACGTGAAGCGGCGAAGCTTTAAATCTGTCAACTAGTGCTTTGCTGCTCTCTACAACTAAAGGGGGTCGGAAGGGACCCGCGGCCACAGCCCTGTTCTTTTGCGCGAACCCCCTATTATCGATAAGCAATGCACTATGACAGAGGAGGGGTTATTAATACCAATTTCACGTGACTTTATTAGTGGTATGAAAATTATTTATCAGCCCTGATCTAAGTTGAGGCAGGCAGAGCTGGAAGAGGATGAACTGAAGGAGTTTAGGATTCCAGCTCCACAGCATTTGATTTTCTGGATTTCTGGAGTCTTTTTGATCCGATCAAGAGGTGTGATTGGTTGATATGGGTGCAAACCGCGCGTCAAGCACCTGAATATCAGTAAACTAACTGACTACGAGATATTTTAAATTGACGAGCCTACTTCTTTGGAACTATTCATTCAGTTGCTTCAGCGGCGTACATCAATTGCCTTTACGGTCATTTTAACTAATTGATGTTGCCGTTTCACGTCTGAGCGCATCTAGACCCTTATCTTTCGTTCTCAGGCTCACggttttattttcttttttgaggCTGTTCATTCTATCTCAGTCCCATCTTCAGCCTTGTAATTCTTGGGAGGTTGCACCCACCACGAACTCTTGCAGCTATGTGCGAATTTCGTGAGGAATAGGTCTCTACTCCTTGAAAGGATTTCATGGATAACCCGATCTTCGCATTTGCCAACTGCGAGCACAATGGCTGCTAGTCTGAGCAGCAAAGCAGTACTTAGCATAGCTCACTGCTCAATGGCACTGCCGGTATGCTTTCCTAGTATTCGCTGTTCGATACTTTCGAAAGATAACCGCAGCAGCTCAAGAAAGGGCGCAACCAAGACATCCCTCAATTACTTGGAATTCGTTCAATTGGCGGTTGGCAACGGAGGGCGACGTGAAGCCATCTTCCCCCTCAGGTCCTAACAAATGTCTCAGTGCAGTAAGAAGATTGACATTCACTGTAAGATGCACTGTCTCAGCTGTCAGatcgtcttcctcttcgtcTCTCATGTCCATTTCTTCATAGTTAGCCTCAATGTCTTTCATTATCTCGTCAACTGTATCAGAGTCAATAGCATGAAGCTTGAACACTTCCAACAATGACTCCAACATCTCGTCTGATGGAGAATAATCTAATTCGTTGACTTCCTCTAAGGAACCTTTCAGCTTATCTTTCACGTTATCGTATAGTAACGTTCCATTTACCGCTTTCAATTTTCGAAGGTAATCTCTTTTAGGGAAAGGTGCCTTGGTCTGGGCTCGCAGAATCTGCTTGGTGGATCCAAATCCATAGTTATTTCCTGGGGCAAGAACATAATCCGACGTACCCTTCTGGATACTCTCTACCTTGATGGTGTTCTTTTGACCATTAAATGCTGTCTTGAAAAACATCATGTCAGTGACCTTTGCTAAGAACTCGACATTCTGGCCCACGATCGGCTTGGTTACCAACTCAATTAGCAGGGGGTAAGAAAAAGTAGAATTAACTTCATaaatttctttctgatTTTTTAGATCAAATAAACTGATCGAGTGTTTGGTACTTGGAATCAACGCAACGTGCTGTTTGTTTCCATAGTCAGCGTAAAGCTGAACATTTGATTGAGAGGAGTCATACACGTTATTAAACAGTATGTTCAGGCTGGACCCGTTGAAAAATGTGTAGTTCAATTGAGCACTGATAGCGGTCTTGTAACGAGCACTAACTATTTGTGTCAGCTTTGAGTCCCCAGGGAATATTTTAGCCTTTATCTCAGTAGAATTATCGTTCGAAATTACAGTTCCTTCACTTGATTTGATGCTGCTATGCTCCCAAGTCAAAAGGTTGGCTGAGGTGACCCAGTTCTGTCCAATTGTGTTGCCGGCAGAAGCCTCAGTTTCTTCCTGGTCTTGAATACAGTTGCTTATCTCCACCTCCAAAACGGTATCTTCAGAGTCCCAAAGGTATGGAAGGATCGTTGACAAATCAAACTCCAGTGCCCTGACATCGAAAGCACTGGTGGAAACTATCGGTGACCATAGGGCTGGAGAAATCCCGCCGGTGTAGATGATAGGTTCGGGTGACAAAGATGCAATTCTAATGCCGTTAATGTAAACATTCACCATACGGCATGGGCCATGAGGGGCCAGGTAATGTTGATGGTCCGAAAAgtaatcttcaaatccatcCAAGATGTTTGAATACCAAAACTCCTCTGCTGCATTTCCTGATGTGAAAAGTGCCAATTTCACTCGAGTTGTGTTGGGGGACAACACAGGTAGCGTGACTTGAAATTTTCTGTCTGGATAGTAAATCAAAGGAGGGCGAGTAGGAGGAGTGTCTACTAATGggaaaactttggaagcTGCCTCATTGGCGCTGAAGAACTGAACATGAGATCCTGGAATAAATAGGTCATCATCAATGCCTGCAATCTTAACAGGAGCCGTATCGTTCAGGAAAGAGTCGTAATAACGTGCAGTTAAAGTTACTTCAAACGAACCATTCAGTCTACCAGTTAGTAAGTTATCCAGCTGAACCATTAATTCAGTGCCATTTTCCTTGAACAGGGGTACATATTCCGATACGTCTTTATGAGAGAGGGAATGCACATGCCTGTTTCCTGGTTCAGGAGTAGATGTTCTCCACAGAGGCGATCCATCCAGATAGATATGAGCTAATCTATCATATTGAACACCAGAAACGTAAATGTCTAGTCCCAAGACGACTttattgaacttgataGCAGCAGGGGGAGCAACATACGTGGTGAGAGCAGGATGGCCCCAACTGTCACCAAATTCATAACTATCCAGCAACACCGATTCAAAGACTGGCACACCAAAGTTTGGTGATGGCAATTCCACCTCAAAAACCTCTCTATCCACTGGAGGCTTTTCAGAAAGGTTTAACTGCCAGAAAGAGGGATTCCATTTGGCAAACACGAGCTGTAAGAAGCACACTACGAGAAAGAAGCGGGCAAATCTTCGAAAGTCTTGTGATTTTTTTATGTTACTTGTCCCTGGAGGGTTCTTCGTGTCAAAAGGGTAttcaatcttctctttctccGAATTGAACTGACTTTCAGGCTCTTCACCATCAGTGAAAAACTCGGCTGGTGGGGAATCTTTATGAGCCAATTGGTTCCATAAACCCCATTCTCTGCAAAGTAGTCCTCTCATACTCTATACTTTTGTGAAAGCAACAAAATTAAAAAGACAAGAGTAGTATTGTGCTGCTGCAATGGAGAGGGATGGGTCAGCCTAATCTCCTATCTTAGTATTGGCAATAGTGTGCCAACCATTATGCCGTTATCTATAGGTTCTTTACAGTAAAGGCCGGGTTACCTCTTCACTTTGGTGTAGTGGACAAGCCTATTAATGAATCGAGACGTTTCACGCAGACTCATCTA containing:
- a CDS encoding Mitochondrial serine hydroxymethyltransferase, with the protein product MLKCLSRNLQRQPVIRQRSAPAAVLLRAYAIDTNSQALVSKPVQEIDPEMAQILEGEKQRQKHSITLIPSENFTSKAVMDLLGSEMQNKYSEGYPGERYYGGNEWIDKAESLCQKRALEAFELDPAQWGVNVQPLSGAPANLYAYSAVLEVGDRLMGLDLPHGGHLSHGYQTNATKISYISKYFQTMPYRLDENTGLIDYDALETSAVLFRPKVIVAGASAYARTIDYKRMREIADKVGAYLLSDMAHISGLVSAKVTESPFPYSDIVTTTTHKSLRGPRGAMIFFRKGIRKVTKKGKEIPYELERKINFSVFPAHQGGPHNHTISALAVALKQTQTPEFVSYQQAVVDNSKSFAESFIKRGFQLVSGGTDTHLILVDLRNKKIDGARVENVLEKINIAANKNTVPGDVSALFPSGLRVGTPAMTTRGFTAADFDRVAGYFEKAVAIAIDLKSGEKGSLAKEKLASFKSLAEDSAEIKKLAQEVSEWASTFPVPGEL